The sequence GTAAAAGGCGTTGCATGGATGGCCCTGATCGGTATACCTGTGTTTTTGTAAAGTCGGCCGCCAAAGCGCAGCCCGCAGATCAGACTCGGGCAGCAACGGTTGGTTCAGTGGCAATGCAATGATTATCGCACTGTCAATTGATAAGTCGTGGTCTGGCGGTATACCTGGCCAGGCCGCAGTACCACCGCCTCGGCGTCGGCGCCATTGATCTGGTTGGGATAAGCCTGCGCTTCCAGGCAGAAGCCATCATGCTTGGCATAGGCGCCGGCGCCGCGTCCCTGCATCCCGGCCAGGAAATTCCCGCTGTAGAACTGCAAGCCGTTTTCCGTGGTCGCCACCGATAGCTGGCGGCCGGAACCGGGGTCGTAGACGGTGGCCACTTCGCGCAAGGGCTGCGGCTTGCGGCTTTCACCCGGCACTAGCGGATGTTGCGGCCGCAGGCAATAACAATGGTCGAAGCCGCCGGCCAGTTTGAGCTGAGGATCGGGCCAGGCCAGGCGCGGCCCGATCGGGGCCGGCTGGCGGAAATCGAAGGCGCTGCCGGCGACGCTGGCGGCATCGACTGGAATCAGCTGTGCGTCGATCTGCAGATACTGGTCGGCGGCAATGGCCAGGATATGGTCATAGATGTCGGCGCTGCCGCCGTTCAGGTTGAAGTAGCCGTGCGAAGTCAGGTTGAGCGGCGTCGGGGCGTCGCTGCTGGCGCTGTAGTCTATGCTCAGGCGGCCTTCGTCGTCCAGGTTGTACAGTACGCTGACCTGAA comes from Collimonas pratensis and encodes:
- a CDS encoding aldose epimerase family protein, which encodes MSQTTITSTSADHGITLYTLRNAHDMRITISDRGATLVSWWAPDRYGRVADILLGYPDCEGYQDNPPYFGGLIGRWGNRIANGRFTLDGADYLVDRNEGGNHLHGGDSGFHLAQWQAAAGPDGLRLTLESAEGEAGYPGNLQVSVLYNLDDEGRLSIDYSASSDAPTPLNLTSHGYFNLNGGSADIYDHILAIAADQYLQIDAQLIPVDAASVAGSAFDFRQPAPIGPRLAWPDPQLKLAGGFDHCYCLRPQHPLVPGESRKPQPLREVATVYDPGSGRQLSVATTENGLQFYSGNFLAGMQGRGAGAYAKHDGFCLEAQAYPNQINGADAEAVVLRPGQVYRQTTTYQLTVR